One genomic region from Glaciimonas sp. PAMC28666 encodes:
- a CDS encoding ATP-binding protein: MQMLTSAKQHLFSTVLAESSGSNGRVRFTHFVYAIVLTAMVIIGYIWLYTGYQIGLKSNEDFRSLQDSDVILVRDFAQRLIGSIDERDRFLKLVRADDGAAAGKIDLKRYVKLFGDLYGELTVIDASGRVIASTNLAKGTDRSHDPLYVTHRDNPLDSLGIGEPVQVHRTGQWMMHITRRISSRRDKFAGVVELDFAVEQLPALYHQSGMPRSNDPLGTNDDGIATGLAPAQGDFVLMRMDRSVSRPNDIDDGKNSSVATELVGGEPRLLLSRILHPYPILLSVTVPESDLLLAEASARRASYLMYACIPTALIFILMFFVFRTLRRQYVVLRKYDALRRRANDANQQKSRFLTTVVHELRSPLSGVHGYAELVRDTSIDAQSREFGALIYQSATDLNGLLSTLFDLARIEAGKVVLLNEGIETVAFFEYIGLTHQINAHKKQLSLQMTLAPDLPVSFVCDRLRLSQIINNLIDNAIKFTETGGVTMSVELDQDQLSITVLDTGQGIPESELRHLFEYFYQTELVRVRTGPGLGLGLGLSLTKDFTDLIGGTIRIDSEVGVGTAVYLRVPLEMG; this comes from the coding sequence ATGCAAATGTTGACCTCTGCCAAACAGCATCTGTTTTCTACCGTTCTGGCAGAAAGCAGTGGAAGTAACGGCAGGGTGCGTTTCACGCATTTTGTGTATGCCATTGTGCTAACGGCAATGGTGATTATTGGTTACATCTGGCTCTACACAGGTTATCAGATTGGCTTGAAATCGAACGAAGATTTCAGGTCCTTACAAGACAGCGATGTCATTCTTGTGCGTGATTTTGCGCAGCGATTGATAGGATCGATTGACGAACGCGACCGCTTTCTGAAATTAGTCCGTGCCGACGACGGGGCCGCCGCTGGCAAAATTGATCTGAAACGTTATGTAAAACTATTTGGCGATTTGTATGGCGAGCTGACGGTGATTGATGCCAGCGGTCGGGTGATAGCGTCGACCAACTTGGCCAAGGGTACCGATAGGAGTCACGACCCGTTGTACGTAACACACCGAGACAATCCTCTTGATTCCCTGGGTATAGGAGAGCCGGTACAGGTGCACCGAACCGGTCAATGGATGATGCACATCACGCGGCGCATTTCCTCCAGGCGGGATAAATTTGCGGGCGTGGTGGAATTGGATTTCGCGGTGGAGCAGTTACCGGCCCTGTACCATCAGTCAGGTATGCCTCGGAGCAATGACCCCCTCGGGACTAACGATGATGGTATTGCCACCGGCTTAGCGCCGGCGCAGGGCGACTTTGTATTGATGCGTATGGATAGGTCGGTTAGTCGGCCAAACGATATCGATGACGGCAAGAACAGTAGCGTCGCGACCGAATTGGTCGGCGGAGAGCCGCGCCTGTTATTATCCAGAATATTGCACCCATACCCGATTTTGCTCTCTGTTACGGTGCCAGAGTCGGACTTGCTGCTTGCTGAGGCAAGCGCCAGACGCGCTTCGTATTTAATGTATGCGTGCATTCCTACCGCTCTCATTTTTATATTGATGTTCTTCGTCTTTCGCACACTTAGACGCCAATACGTGGTGCTGCGCAAATATGATGCTTTGCGACGACGGGCCAACGATGCCAATCAGCAAAAGTCACGCTTTCTTACGACGGTTGTGCATGAATTACGCTCCCCACTAAGCGGCGTGCATGGGTATGCAGAATTGGTACGAGATACCAGTATCGATGCGCAGAGTCGGGAGTTCGGTGCGCTGATTTATCAAAGCGCGACCGATCTCAACGGCTTGCTGAGCACGCTGTTCGACCTGGCCAGAATTGAAGCCGGAAAGGTGGTGCTATTGAACGAAGGCATCGAAACAGTGGCTTTCTTCGAATATATCGGCCTGACGCATCAAATCAATGCACATAAAAAGCAACTTTCGTTGCAGATGACGCTGGCCCCGGATTTACCAGTCAGCTTTGTTTGCGATCGGCTTAGACTGTCCCAAATTATCAATAATCTGATCGATAATGCTATTAAGTTTACCGAAACGGGCGGGGTGACCATGAGCGTTGAGTTGGACCAGGACCAACTTAGCATCACGGTTCTTGATACCGGCCAGGGAATACCAGAGTCCGAGCTGCGCCATCTGTTCGAATATTTCTATCAAACTGAATTGGTGCGCGTGCGAACAGGGCCGGGATTAGGGCTGGGACTGGGTTTATCTCTTACTAAAGATTTCACGGATTTGATTGGTGGCACGATCCGGATCGACTCCGAGGTCGGTGTTGGCACAGCAGTGTATTTGCGCGTGCCTTTGGAGATGGGGTAG
- a CDS encoding methyl-accepting chemotaxis protein produces MTFANTRIGSRLALGFTLILLLVAMIAGIGIWRLQQTGNAVEVMVSQYLLRERLATQWESAVTINSVRTIALTRSDNIKTQESFSAQMKATSERATELQNRLQSLVNDQGRQGLAEIAAARESYVEIRKSLLASRKSVTPEETNLLIEQKMMPALNEYQGRLRKFVELQQAEIDAAALKINANYRSGRMLLILLGMSAMIAGALLAWRLTVGIVNPLNAAVRVARRVAQGDLSSVIEVRSTDETGQLLLAVKEMNAALAHTVSRVRAGTETIVAASRQIAAGNLDLSSRTEAQAASLEQTAASMEQLTATVKQNADNARQANQLAESASAVAQSGGRMVADAVETMVVIQDSSRKIVDIIGVIEGIAFQTNILALNAAVEAARAGDQGRGFAVVATEVRHLAKRAAAAAKDIKSLINDSVEKVDAGSKQVGDVGRTMTDIVGSIKHVVNIMAEITVASEEQRSGIEQVNQAVGQMDQVTQQNAALVEEAAAAAHSLQEQAEELLQAVHIFRLANRSENGDLGNVERQDVVSSATNHQSSTITENKTNALVFPL; encoded by the coding sequence ATGACATTCGCTAACACAAGAATAGGTAGTCGTCTGGCGCTGGGATTCACGTTGATCCTGCTGCTGGTGGCGATGATTGCCGGTATCGGCATCTGGCGATTACAGCAAACCGGTAACGCGGTTGAGGTCATGGTATCGCAGTACCTGCTGCGCGAAAGATTGGCAACGCAATGGGAAAGTGCGGTTACGATTAATTCTGTGCGCACCATCGCGCTGACGCGTAGCGACAACATCAAGACGCAGGAGTCTTTTTCGGCCCAAATGAAAGCGACATCTGAGCGTGCTACTGAACTGCAGAATCGGCTCCAGTCGCTGGTAAACGATCAAGGCCGGCAGGGTCTGGCGGAAATCGCCGCAGCGCGGGAATCGTACGTAGAAATACGAAAATCCTTGCTGGCGTCACGGAAGTCGGTCACGCCGGAAGAAACCAATCTGCTGATCGAGCAGAAAATGATGCCGGCACTCAACGAATATCAGGGCAGGTTAAGAAAATTTGTTGAACTTCAACAGGCAGAAATTGATGCCGCCGCATTGAAAATCAATGCGAATTATCGCTCTGGGCGCATGCTGTTAATCCTGCTTGGTATGTCGGCAATGATTGCAGGAGCGTTACTTGCCTGGCGTTTGACGGTCGGTATTGTCAATCCACTAAACGCAGCAGTTCGGGTCGCGCGGCGAGTGGCGCAGGGCGATCTCAGCTCTGTCATCGAGGTTCGGTCGACAGATGAGACGGGGCAATTATTGCTCGCCGTGAAGGAAATGAATGCCGCTCTGGCGCACACTGTCAGCCGCGTTCGTGCTGGGACCGAGACGATCGTTGCCGCCTCACGCCAGATCGCCGCCGGCAACCTCGATCTATCGAGTCGAACGGAAGCGCAAGCCGCTAGTCTGGAACAAACTGCCGCATCCATGGAGCAGTTGACCGCAACGGTCAAGCAAAATGCCGACAATGCGCGCCAGGCCAACCAGCTTGCCGAAAGTGCGTCGGCAGTGGCGCAGAGCGGTGGGAGAATGGTGGCGGACGCGGTCGAGACTATGGTCGTCATTCAAGACAGTTCACGCAAGATTGTGGACATCATCGGCGTTATTGAAGGAATTGCTTTTCAGACGAATATCCTAGCTCTGAATGCAGCGGTAGAAGCTGCACGTGCCGGTGATCAAGGACGCGGCTTTGCGGTGGTCGCGACTGAAGTCCGGCATCTGGCCAAGCGCGCCGCCGCGGCCGCCAAGGACATCAAGTCATTGATCAATGACTCGGTTGAAAAAGTCGATGCCGGGAGCAAGCAGGTTGGCGATGTCGGGCGGACAATGACCGACATTGTGGGTTCTATTAAGCACGTAGTGAATATTATGGCGGAAATTACTGTGGCCAGTGAAGAGCAAAGGAGTGGGATCGAACAGGTCAACCAGGCAGTCGGCCAGATGGACCAGGTGACACAGCAGAATGCCGCTCTGGTTGAGGAGGCTGCCGCTGCTGCACACAGTTTGCAGGAGCAGGCTGAAGAGTTGCTGCAAGCCGTGCATATTTTCCGGCTGGCAAATCGCTCCGAAAATGGTGACTTGGGTAACGTTGAAAGGCAGGATGTTGTATCCTCTGCCACCAACCATCAATCAAGTACGATAACTGAAAATAAGACTAACGCACTCGTCTTTCCACTATAA
- a CDS encoding chemotaxis protein CheW → MTIVAQAYSSTRRSAAIPDVAGREFLIFTLGKEEYGIDILKVQELRGYDNVTYIANAPDFLKGVVNLRGVITPIIDMRIKFKLTATPYDQFTVVIILHFESRTAGIVVDGVSDVITLSADQIKPPPQMGTVLKTDYLIGLGALDDRMLILLDIDKLMSSEEIGLVNNLTA, encoded by the coding sequence ATGACGATTGTCGCTCAAGCTTACAGTTCGACGCGCCGTTCTGCGGCAATACCAGATGTTGCAGGTCGCGAATTTCTTATCTTTACCCTGGGTAAGGAAGAATATGGGATCGATATCCTTAAAGTGCAGGAGCTGCGCGGTTACGACAACGTCACGTATATTGCCAACGCGCCTGATTTTCTGAAAGGGGTGGTAAATCTGCGCGGGGTTATCACGCCCATCATCGACATGCGCATCAAATTCAAGCTCACGGCGACACCTTATGATCAGTTTACAGTGGTTATTATTTTGCACTTTGAGAGTCGGACTGCGGGGATTGTTGTCGACGGTGTGTCCGATGTGATTACCTTGTCGGCCGACCAGATCAAGCCACCTCCGCAGATGGGAACGGTGCTGAAGACCGATTATCTGATCGGCCTGGGCGCGCTTGATGACCGTATGTTGATACTGCTGGATATCGATAAGTTGATGTCGAGCGAAGAAATTGGCCTGGTCAATAATCTGACAGCATGA